From a region of the Sphaerodactylus townsendi isolate TG3544 linkage group LG16, MPM_Stown_v2.3, whole genome shotgun sequence genome:
- the LOC125445548 gene encoding LOW QUALITY PROTEIN: taste receptor type 1 member 3-like (The sequence of the model RefSeq protein was modified relative to this genomic sequence to represent the inferred CDS: deleted 2 bases in 1 codon), giving the protein MAIVLLFGIGLGWTLAQEERCISSQFRKHGDYLLGGLFPLRVLTTDTTYRTLPDVYVCERIYTSGLIWALGMKFAVEEINNSTALLPGIELGYDIYDDCMEPIVALQPSLLFLTQKGTSSVGVLCNYTDYRTRMLAVIGPHSSELCTVTARLFSFFLIPQVSYGATAEKLNNEELYPSFFRTVPSDKIQLEAMIELLVSFKWNWIAIIGSDDEYGREGLSLLSTMAVTKGICIAYEGLIPSDVSIPDLETRLEPTVLSINKTNVNVVVLFSNDRPVRALLKVCLRLGLSQKVWLATEAWVMSEVVSSLRRVESIGTVIGFIIKAGNISRFSSYIRRLFELTQQKSFCEASQKEGNQVGSDVLGLQCPQCDQLSLDNVTTVLEHRQTFAVYAGWPTVWSRALGHNAARVVVPGWHVRKCCSIKPWQLLEKMENLNFSIRNHSFHFDQYRSINKGYEVIGWSWQDGRIQYITLGKFNGKLSINKSKFRFHTEDQKEPTSQCLTECQPGQIRRIKGFHLCCYDCIDCEAGTFCSSSEDTGCTACPEHQWSPKRSTQCYDRSEKYLFWFEPLALILLGLLLLALALTCLAGALFLKNLHTPVVQAAGGGLCLLALCCLAVICVITSLYVGKPSPTICKLHDPFFALCLNVCFSTILAKAFQIVLVHEFPNSRRNFLHVLIQKQPWSIVASCLLVESLFCFWYVYDIPPLVVKHYALLPTQVLIQCNIRSLPLFALIHGYNTSLAFTSFLCTFMVEVPAKKYNVARGITFAMIAYFGALIFFLPTFTAVKQEDQPAVVMAAMLLCTLGLLACFYLPKCYILWFKPEWNTTDYFQDYTQQKVEEKDSQD; this is encoded by the exons ATGGCCATTGTCCTCCTGTTTGGTATTGGTTTGGGCTGGACCCTGGCCCAGGAAGAGCGCTGCATCTCTTCACAGTTTAGAAAACACGGAGACTACCTCCTGGGCGGATTGTTCCCTTTGCGAGTCCTCACCACCGATACAACATACCGAACCTTGCCGGATGTTTACGTGTGCGAGAG gATTTACACCTCCGGTCTCATCTGGGCTCTGGGGATGAAGTTTGCTGTGGAGGAAATTAACAATTCCACCGCGTTGCTGCCGGGGATCGAGCTCGGCTATGACATTTACGACGACTGCATGGAGCCGATCGTGGCCCTCCAGCCCAGCCTGCTGTTCCTGACCCAGAAGGGCACCAGCAGCGTCGGGGTCCTTTGCAACTATACGGACTACCGGACCCGCATGCTGGCTGTCATAGGGCCCCACAGCTCAGAGCTCTGCACCGTCACCGCTAGGCTTTTTAGCTTCTTCCTGATCCCACAG GTCAGCTACGGTGCCACGGCTGAGAAGCTGAACAACGAGGAACTGTACCCCTCTTTCTTCCGCACCGTGCCCAGCGACAAGATCCAGCTGGAAGCCATGATAGAACTCCTGGTCTCCTTCAAGTGGAACTGGATCGCCATCATTGGCAGCGACGACGAATATGGCcgagaaggcctcagcctcctGTCCACCATGGCGGTCACCAAAGGCATCTGCATTGCCTATGAGGGGCTGATCCCGTCTGATGTGTCGATCCCCGACCTCGAGACGAGGCTGGAGCCGACCGTCCTGTCAATCAACAAGACCAACGTCAACGTTGTTGTCCTCTTTTCCAACGATCGGCCGGTTCGGGCCCTCCTCAAAGTGTGTCTCAGGCTGGGGCTGAGCCAGAAGGTGTGGCTGGCCACTGAAGCGTGGGTGATGTCCGAAGTGGTCTCCTCTCTCAGACGAGTGGAGTCTATTGGGACGGTCATCGGTTTCATCATCAAGGCGGGGAACATCTCCCGTTTTAGTAGCTACATCAGGAGACTCTTCGAGCTGACCCAGCAGAAGAGTTTCTGTGAGGCTTCCCAGAAAGAAGGCAACCAAGTGGGCTCTGACGTTCTGGGGTTGCAGTGTCCGCAGTGTGACCAGCTTTCCCTAGACAACGTTACTACAGTTCTGGAGCATCGGCAGACTTTTGCTGTGTACGCGGGCTGGCCCACGGTGTGG TCGCGGGCGCTGGGCCACAACGCCGCTAGGGTTGTGGTGCCGGGCTGGCATGTAAGGAAGTGCTGTAGCATCAAACCATGGCAG ctgCTAGAAAAAATGGAGAACTTGAATTTCAGCATCAGAAACCATTCGTTCCATTTTGACCAATACCGTAGTATCAACAAGGGCTACGAGGTCATTGGATGGAGCTGGCAGGACGGCCGGATCCAGTACATCACTCTTGGGAAGTTCAACGGGAAACTGAGCATCAATAAGTCCAAGTTCCGCTTTCATACCGAAGATCAAAAG GAGCCGACGTCCCAGTGCCTCACGGAATGCCAACCCGGGCAGATCCGCCGGATAAAAGGCTTTCACCTGTGCTGTTACGACTGCATCGACTGTGAGGCGGGGACGTTCTGCAGCAGTTCAG AGGACACCGGCTGCACGGCCTGCCCCGAACACCAGTGGTCTCCCAAGCGCAGCACGCAGTGTTACGACCGCAGCGAGAAATACCTCTTCTGGTTCGAACCCCTGGCCCTGATCTTGCTGGGCCTGTTACTTTTAGCCTTGGCGCTCACCTGCCTGGCGGGCGCACTGTTCCTGAAGAACCTCCACACCCCTGTGGTGCAGGCTGCCGGGGGCGGCTTGTGCCTCTTGGCTCTCTGCTGCCTGGCCGTGATATGCGTCATCACCAGCCTGTACGTGGGGAAGCCCAGCCCCACCATCTGCAAGCTCCACGACCCCTTCTTTGCCCTCTGCCTCAACGTCTGCTTCTCCACCATCTTGGCAAAAGCCTTCCAGATCGTCTTGGTGCACGAGTTCCCCAACAGCCGGCGTAACTTCCTGCACGTCCTCATTCAAAAGCAGCCCTGGTCCATCGTGGCTTCCTGCCTCCTGGTCGAAAGCTTATTCTGCTTTTGGTACGTCTACGACATCCCGCCGCTCGTGGTCAAGCACTACGCTCTCCTGCCAACCCAAGTCCTCATCCAGTGCAACATCCGATCTTTGCCTCTCTTTGCCTTGATCCATGGGTACAACACCTCCCTGGCCTTCACTTCTTTCCTCTGCACGTTCATGGTGGAGGTGCCGGCCAAGAAGTACAATGTTGCCCGGGGCATCACCTTCGCCATGATCGCGTACTTTGGCGCCCTgatcttcttcctccccaccttcACCGCCGTGAAGCAAGAGGACCAGCCAGCCGTTGTCATGGCCGCCATGTTGCTGTGCACGTTGGGGCTGTTGGCCTGCTTCTACCTGCCCAAATGCTACATCCTCTGGTTTAAGCCGGAATGGAACACGACGGACTATTTCCAAGACTACACCCAACAGAAGGTGGAGGAGAAAGATTCTCAAGATTAG
- the LOC125446075 gene encoding ceramide-1-phosphate transfer protein, which translates to MANGDDGVCLKEVLVTFQSCLSDQQEILMDPYIAGWKGLVRFLNTLGAIFSFISKDAVAKIQIMENYRSSEQKSQYLTLQSMVKYELANNLMDLKKQGNHSPSGCRTILRLHRALRWLQLFLESLQVSTEDSSTAALCAEAYNASLANHHPWLIRKTALLSFYVLPARNDFLELMNVGTPADAVAMLEEALPSISKVYDITQALYAQHNLLDIP; encoded by the exons ATGGCTAACGGGGATGACGGGGTTTGCCTGAAGGAAGTGCTGGTCACATTCCAGTCCTGCCTCAGTGATCAGCAAGAAATCTTAATGGATCCTTACATAGCAGGCTGGAAAGGACTGGTCAG GTTCCTCAACACTTTGGGGGCCATCTTCTCCTTCATTTCCAAAGATGCGGTAGCCAAAATACAGATCATGGAGAACTACCGCAGCAGCGAACAAAAGTCACAGTACCTGACCCTTCAGTCCATGGTGAAGTATGAACTGGCCAACAACCTGATGGATTTGAAAAAGCAAGGAAACCACTCCCCTTCAGGGTGCCGGACAATCTTACGCCTCCACCGCGCCCTCCGCTGGCTGCAGCTGTTCTTGGAAAGCCTGCAGGTCAGCACCGAGGACTCCAGCACAGCAGCCCTGTGTGCAGAAGCATACAATGCCTCCTTGGCCAACCACCACCCGTGGCTTATCCGCAAGACGGCCCTCTTGTCTTTCTACGTCCTGCCCGCTCGGAACGACTTCCTGGAGCTCATGAACGTGGGCACCCCTGCGGATGCCGTGGCAATGCTGGAGGAGGCTTTGCCCAGCATCTCCAAAGTCTACGACATCACACAAGCACTGTACGCCCAGCACAATCTTCTCGACATCCCATAA
- the INTS11 gene encoding integrator complex subunit 11, translating to MPEIKVTPLGAGQDVGRSCILVSIAGKNVMLDCGMHMGYNDDRRFPDFSYITQNGRLTDFLDCVIISHFHLDHCGALPYFSEMVGYDGPIYMTHPTKAICPILLEDYRKITVDKKGETNFFTSQMIKDCMKKVVAVHLHQTVQVDDELEIKAYYAGHVLGAAMFQIKVGCESVVYTGDYNMTPDRHLGAAWIDKCRPDLLISESTYATTIRDSKRCRERDFLKKVHETVERGGKVLIPVFALGRAQELCILLETFWERMNLKAPIYFSTGLTEKANHYYKLFITWTNQKIRKTFVQRNMFEFKHIKAFDQAFADNPGPMVVFATPGMLHAGQSLQIFKKWSGNEKNMVIMPGYCVQGTVGHKILGGQRKLEMEGRQILEVKLQVEYMSFSAHADAKGIMQLIRQAEPRNVLLVHGEAKKMEFLKQKIEQEFRVSCHMPANGETVTVLTSPNISVDVSLGLLKRERAIGPLPDSKKPKLMHGTLIIKDNSFRLVSPEQALKELGLGEHQLRFTCRIHFQDPRKEHETGLRVYNHLKSVLKDYSVQHLSDTSIMVESIVIQVTAKSEDPITKLLLVSWTYQEEEMGSYVISLLKKSLTQITA from the exons ATGCCTGAAATAAAAGTCACTCCCTTGG GAGCGGGCCAAGATGTGGGCCGCAGCTGCATCTTGGTGTCCATTGCGGGGAAGAATGTCATGTTGGACTGTGGGATGCACATGGGTTATAACGACGAC AGGCGATTTCCTGACTTCTCTTACATCACTCAGAATGGGAGGCTGACCGACTTCCTGGACTGTGTAATAATCAG TCACTTCCACCTGGACCATTGCGGGGCCCTGCCATATTTCAGCGAGATGGTCGGCTACGATGGGCCCATTTACATGACCCACCCAACCAAGGCCATTTGCCCCATCCTGCTCGAGGACTACAGGAAAATCACTGTGGACAAGAAAGGAGAGACTAACTTCTTCACTTCTCAGATGATCAAGGATTGTATGAAGAAAGTGGTGGCCGTTCATCTTCATCAGACAGTCCAG GTGGACGATGAGTTGGAGATCAAGGCATACTACGCAGGGCATGTCCTCGGGGCGGCCATGTTCCAGATCAAAGTCGGCTGTGAGTCGGTGGTTTATACC GGTGACTATAACATGACTCCAGACCGGCACTTGGG AGCTGCCTGGATTGATAAATGCCGTCCCGACCTTCTCATTTCCGAGTCCACCTACGCCACGACCATTAGAGATTCCAAACGCTGCCGGGAGCGGGACTTCTTGAAGAAGGTCCACGAAACTGTTGAGCGAGGAGGAAAA GTGCTGATTCCAGTGTTTGCTTTGGGCCGTGCTCAAGAGCTCTGCATCTTACTGGAGACCTTCTG GGAACGCATGAACTTGAAGGCGCCCATCTACTTCTCGACGGGGTTGACCGAGAAGGCCAACCACTATTACAAGCTCTTCATCACATGGACCAACCAGAAGATCCGGAAGACCTTTGTCCAAAGAAACATGTTTGAGTTCAAGCACATCAAGGCATTTGACCAAGCTTTCGCTGACAATCCGGGACCAATG GTTGTTTTTGCCACCCCAGGGATGCTTCACGCAGGACAATCCCTACAGATCTTCAAGAAATGGTCCGGTAACGAGAAGAACATG GTGATCATGCCCGGATACTGCGTGCAAGGAACCGTGGGCCACAAAATTCTGGGCGGACAACGGAAGTTGGAAATGGAGGGGAGGCAGATT CTAGAAGTGAAGCTGCAGGTGGAATACATGTCCTTCAGTGCCCACGCAGACGCCAAGGGCATCATGCAGCTCATCCGCCAGGCTGAGCCGCGCAACGTCCTTTTAGTCCACGGCGAGGCGAAGAAGATGGAGTTCCTGAAGCAGAAGATCGAGCAGGAGTTCC GTGTCAGCTGCCACATGCCCGCTAATGGAGAGACAGTGACCGTTTTGACCAGCCCCAACATCTCAGTGGATGTTTCCCTTGGGCTGCTGAAGCGAGAACGAGCGATCG GTCCGTTGCCGGATTCCAAGAAGCCCAAACTCATGCACGGCACGCTAATTATAAAGGACAAT AGCTTCCGCCTGGTCTCTCCGGAGCAGGCACTCAAAGAACTGGGTCTGGGGGAACACCAGCTGCGCTTCACCTGCCGCATCCACTTCCAGGACCCCCGCAAAGAGCATGAGACGGGGCTGCGTGTCTACAACCACCTTAAGAG TGTCCTGAAGGATTATTCTGTACAGCACCTTTCTGACACTTCTATCATGGTGGAGTCCATCGTCATCCAGGTGACGGCCAAGTCAGAGGACCCGATCACCAAACTCCTGCTGGTCTCATGGACCTACCAG GAAGAAGAAATGGGAAGCTATGTGATTTCTTTGCTGAAGAAGAGCCTGACTCAAATCACAGCGTGA
- the LOC125445549 gene encoding lysophosphatidic acid receptor 6-like has protein sequence MEGGGPSNLTLANASSECLLQADFQYSFFPAVYSTVFVLGLLENVAALYLLTCKTAGAPRSFVYLINLAVVDTLFVCVLPFKIHYHLHRNDWIFGDVACRVTGSMYFVNIYLSVAFFTCICVDRYVAVLHPFAYIRIKGGHYGVVCALLWVVAMGVAIPLVLGGPLTSRKSNRTACFESFRAGSWGRMVPYNVCALVFGFAIPFVVILISYPLIARRISRIPRSARKRKALGTIYLILLICVTCFLPYHLTHLLHFLMRAGLLRTCRFATFIYKMRRVTLALVSFNCCLNPILYYFTSARKRWRCQLPLKTRATKVYTVSGGQNCNLPYAGEVRQPEDMGAVTLLKRATVAWQTLNGN, from the coding sequence ATGGAAGGAGGAGGCCCGTCTAACTTGACTCTGGCCAATGCCAGTTCTGAGTGCCTCCTTCAAGCGGACTTCCAGTATTCCTTCTTCCCCGCCGTCTACAGCACGGTCTTCGTTTTGGGTCTGCTGGAAAACGTAGCGGCCTTATATCTTCTGACCTGCAAGACGGCCGGTGCGCCCAGATCCTTCGTCTATCTCATCAACTTGGCTGTGGTGGACACCTTGTTTGTCTGCGTCCTGCCGTTCAAGATCCACTACCACCTCCACCGCAACGACTGGATCTTCGGCGACGTGGCCTGCAGGGTCACCGGCAGCATGTACTTCGTCAACATCTACCTCAGCGTCGCCttcttcacctgcatctgcgtcGACCGGTACGTGGCAGTCCTCCACCCTTTTGCGTACATCAGGATCAAGGGGGGCCATTACGGCGTGGTCTGCGCCCTTCTCTGGGTGGTGGCGATGGGTGTGGCAATTCCCCTCGTGCTGGGGGGACCTCTGACCTCCCGCAAAAGCAACAGGACGGCCTGCTTCGAGAGCTTTCGAGCGGGCAGCTGGGGGCGGATGGTCCCTTACAACGTCTGCGCCCTGGTGTTCGGCTTTGCCATTCCGTTCGTGGTCATCTTGATCAGCTACCCCTTGATCGCCAGGCGCATCTCTCGCATCCCCCGCAGCGCCCGCAAGAGGAAAGCCCTGGGCACCATCTACCTGATCCTCCTCATCTGCGTGACCTGCTTCCTGCCCTACCACCTCACCCACCTGCTCCACTTCCTGATGCGGGCCGGCCTCCTCCGGACCTGCCGCTTTGCGACCTTCATTTACAAAATGCGCCGGGTAACCTTGGCGCTGGTCAGCTTCAACTGCTGCCTGAATCCCATTCTTTACTACTTCACTTCGGCCCGCAAGCGGTGGCGCTGCCAGCTGCCTCTCAAAACCAGGGCCACAAAAGTCTACACCGTCAGCGGGGGGCAGAACTGCAATCTCCCATACGCTGGCGAAGTACGGCAACCGGAAGACATGGGTGCGGTGACCTTGTTGAAAAGGGCCACTGTAGCTTGGCAGACCTTAAACGGAAATTGA